In Streptomyces sp. 71268, the DNA window CATCGAAGTCCGCACCCACGAAACCACGCTCTACAACTCCCTCTACCGCGCCGACGACCAGCAACTCGTCAACGCACACGTCTGGGGCGTCAACGCCTACGCAGCCCCCGTATGGCATCTTCGCCGACACGAGACAGACGGCATGTTCGACACCTATGCCGAGAGCTTCGACGCGGTGTGGGCGACGGCGACCTCCGTACGAGAGGAAGACTGACCGTGGCCCGCACCGAGTACTACGACGACCCCAACGCCCCCAAGCCGAACCGCATGGTCGTCGCCGCCTCCGCCGTCGTCACCGACGACCACGGGCGCATCCTCCTCCAACGCCGCCGCGACAACGGCCTATGGGCCTTGCCCGGAGGCGGAATGGACCTCACCGACTCCCTGCCAGGCACGGCCGTCCGCGAAGTCAAGGAAGAGACCGGCCTCGACGTCGAGATCACTGGCCTGGTCGGCACCTACACCGACCCGAAACACATCATCGCCTACACCGACGGCGAGGTCCGCCGACAGTTCAACGTCTGCTTCACCGCCCGCATCACCGGCGGCCAACTGGCAATCTCCGACGAGTCCACCGAACTCCGGTTCGTGCCGCCGGAAGAGATCGAACACTTGCCGATGCACCACACCCAACGACTCAGGCTCCAGCACTTCCTGGAACAGCGCGAGAAGCCGTACCTGGGCTGAACCGTCTGACGGCAGTAGCGACGGCAACAACCCCGCACAACCACGGACACCCACGCACCTCACCGGACCAGCAAACCGCACTTGACCTGCGAAAAAGCAGGTCGAAGGCTTCGCGTAGCACACGTACTATGTGCTGGCGGGCGAGACGCCGGTCCTGGTGCACAACAGCAACTGCGGCGTAACCATCGATGACGGCAAGTGGGATTACTTCTTCCGGCGCGTTAACTCCAATCCGCACAACGCGGAAAGGTCAGCTCAGAACGCCTATCAGCTGGAATCGATCGGAATCCGCGACAACGCTGAGGGGCGCGAAGTTTTGACCGGGCACTTCGATGAGGCGGCGAGGAGCGGGGTTGTGGAGACTTACGTGAATGCGAAGTCTGGACTCACGAACATGCGAACGGAGTCACTCTTGCATGGGCCGCGTGGTGCCCTCATGATTCGCGCCAACTTCGAAGTGACCGACAAGGGAGTACGGCTCACTACGATGATCCCCATCGGGGGGAGGGGCTATGGCAAGTGACATCATGGAGATTCCAGAGGATTTGGACTTCATCGAAGTCCTTGGTTCGGCTCCCGAGCCTACGGAATATGACCCTGATGTGTGGCGGGTCGAGACTCCGGTGGGCGGTGCTGGCGACCTTGTGGCACTGAGCTTTGATATCGGAGCAAGGTCTGTACGCTTGACCAGAGAGTCGATGGGAAAGTGCGATATCGAAATTTACCGCGAACAAGTGGATCGGATTCTCCTGTACTCGCGCGAGGGGGAGCGCGGGATTGTTGTGGAAGTGGACGTTCCTGGATTCAAGTGTGAACTCAGGGTCGTTGTGTCACCCATATTCCACCTAGCGGACCCAATGTTGCACCTGGGGTGTTGACGGGTGCGCGTGACGCAAATTCGTTAAAATGGGGATTTCTCGACTCTGGTCCTGTCGTTTCGACGACAGGGTCGTCGAGTTGGCCGCCCCATTACGCCAGCACAACAGAAGCCCCGCCGGGTGCCCTGGCGGGGCTTCTGCGCGAGGTGACGGCAGTAATGGACGCCAGCGTCAGCGAACGAGGGCGGTGGGGAACGGCGACGGTCCGCCGAGGTTCAGGCCTTCGTCGTGCAGGCTGAGGGGTTAACCCAGCCGGAGAGGGTCGGACGCGTTCGGCTGGCGCTTTCTGACTTCCGGGTCGAAGCCGCGTGGCTGCTGGCCTGCGCCCGCCGGCGTGGGTAGCCACGAGAACCGTCGCGCTCGGATGTCCCCGGGCCCCGCGCTGCCGCCCGTACGGCCGCGCGGCCCGCGCTCGTACCGCTGATCAGGCCGCGCGGCCCGCGCCCGTGCCGCTGATCAGGCCGCGAGGATCTCCCGTTCGCGGACCGGCGTCCTGAGCGTGGGCTTCTTGTTTGGCAGCGAGAGCCGGAAGACCTTGTGCCACGCGGAGAAGACCTGCTTGGGCAGTGGCCCGGTGACGTACTCCAGCTCGTACTTCTCGAACAGGGCGCGTACCTTGACCGCGACCTCGGCGTATCGGTTGCTCGGGAGGTCCGGGAACAGGTGGTGCTCGATCTGGTGCGACAGGTTGCCGGTCATGAAGTGCATGGCCTTGCTGCCGCTGATGTTCGCCGAGCCCATCATCTGGCGCAGGTACCACTGGCCGCGCGTCTCGTTCTTGATCGATCGGCGCTCGAAGACCTGCACGCCCTCGGGGAAGTGTCCGCACATGATCACCGAGTGGGACCAGATGTTGCGGACCAGGTTCGCCGTGAACGTGGCGGCGAGCGTGGGGAGGAACGAGCGGCCCGAGAGTGCCGGGTGGATCACGTAGTCCTTGAGCACCTGCTTGCGGATCTTGCGGCCCACGGCCCTGGCCCGCGCGCGGAACTCCGGGCTCTTGCGGCGGTGCTTGCTCAGGTTCTTGCCGAGTTCCAGGTCGTACGCCGCGATGCCGTACTCGAAGAAGCAGGCGTTGACGAAGTTCCACAGCGGCTGGCCGAGGTACACCGGATGCCACTTCTGGTCCTCGTCGACGCGCATGATGCCGTAACCGAGGTCGTTGT includes these proteins:
- a CDS encoding NUDIX domain-containing protein, producing the protein MARTEYYDDPNAPKPNRMVVAASAVVTDDHGRILLQRRRDNGLWALPGGGMDLTDSLPGTAVREVKEETGLDVEITGLVGTYTDPKHIIAYTDGEVRRQFNVCFTARITGGQLAISDESTELRFVPPEEIEHLPMHHTQRLRLQHFLEQREKPYLG
- a CDS encoding acyl-CoA desaturase: MTAIDPTAHLTAEQIEELGRELDAIRDEVIASRGEKDAAYIRKVISAQRKLELASRGVLLFSRFRPAWLIGTAGLSVAKIMDNMEIGHNVLHGQWDWMRDPKIHSTTWDWDHVSPADQWKHSHNELHHTYTNVIGKDNDLGYGIMRVDEDQKWHPVYLGQPLWNFVNACFFEYGIAAYDLELGKNLSKHRRKSPEFRARARAVGRKIRKQVLKDYVIHPALSGRSFLPTLAATFTANLVRNIWSHSVIMCGHFPEGVQVFERRSIKNETRGQWYLRQMMGSANISGSKAMHFMTGNLSHQIEHHLFPDLPSNRYAEVAVKVRALFEKYELEYVTGPLPKQVFSAWHKVFRLSLPNKKPTLRTPVREREILAA